The Capsicum annuum cultivar UCD-10X-F1 chromosome 3, UCD10Xv1.1, whole genome shotgun sequence genomic sequence agaagcattatcaaaagcaatacataaaattttattttcgataccataatattctgtaattttaacaatagaatcagcaataaattgtccaatatgtttacgatcttcatcatataaaaaagcaagaatacgtttttgcatcacgaaattactatccatccaatgacaagtaacggttaaataatcactTTTATTtatagcacgaccaagatcagaagttagggacaatctacattggatattttttaacaatgttgataaataaaaacaatattgtgaatggagtctaaaaatatcagaccgacaagtagttctaggaataccattaaacataggattataaattgcttgtatataacgaataaaggcatcagaagaaggaaaactaaaaggcaaacaacccacagctaccattttagctatttcttccctgtccctcaatttattaaacttcttcgctacgtgaccggttgctgggtccattctagtttgcgttgacccaccaacatccccatcacattttgcaatatttaactctcttttgtgatcttcagctatatgtctaaTTAACGTACGCATACCCCCttacttgcctccacttctatacttatatatttgttgacaaatattgcattgcacctcaatatctgatatacgttcaaaaaattaccatgcaatactagttctttgacgaggttttggggcactgggaggacgggaagggagattaactgattcagatctaacgttagcatctcctattgcgggtgtctcagcaatattttcattatcttcgtctaaattaaccgcatctacttcattttcttcttctataccgtaatttttctgagcttctacataattcatatcgtgagcacctacacctatttcttcctcaaaaggtgtaccaagcggtaccggaggcgaagacacacgggtatatctactacttgaactacttctaccgctagtaattcgctttttactaccactaccgcttccgggacaaaaatttttaacacctttagtagcgaggtttcttaatttatccataatataaattaaattaaactaaaaacattcaaaatacacaaatataataaaattaaatattaaacaattaatacaataaataaaaattaaatgtaagagatggaacgacaatatcaaattttggaagtatccgaagattgcgactttagaaacttccgctcgtactttgtaaacgaaaaattaaaaaattaaagtgaacactttaagaaattaaatatattgaatatttgagaattgggaattgagatttgagagagaatgagatttgagagagtgaaaaattgtgtgaaaaatgatttgaagttgtagggtatttatagatttttttgggggattaaaaaatatttttaaattttttttttttaaataaatgggcccaaattagccgtttggacccaaaaacggctatatagtcgttgggccaacggctagtttggcccaaaatctaaaatatcttctatttttttttttaattttttcgggCCGGGCCgagccggttaaccggcgggcttGGATCGGGCTTGGTCCGAGCCGAGTTAACGGggcccattttaacaaaataaccggCTCGGGACCCGAAACCCTAAAGCCTTAGGGCTTACCGGGCCGAGTCAAATCGGGCCGGGTTAGGTACTAGGGCCAGGTCGGGCCAGatcggcccggcccacttgacacccctagGTGCACCTACTGTATGACCAAATGGAGCTTTTTATTGGACGATGTGTTATAGGGCTCAAGCGGACcaatttttatgaaaaagaaaaatattttattaccaTCTTGAACTATATATGAAAAGATTGAGACACACTcgaattttaggagggtcctacgtgacacatacgtgtgcctacgtggacccttCAATGTGTTGTACCACGTAGGTATTaggttgtggagcctgattaatatgtgatGTACTGTTATTCTCATTCTCTGTGTAATTGTACATACTccaagtcattaatataaatagtctGTCCGCCGTGGAGGTTATCCATGGgtgttaccatgaaattaattCTCTCTCTCCTAAAGAACTGCAAATTTAGTGTGTGTGAACTGCTAATCGATCCTAACAACTTGTATCAGAGCTTGGGAGATTCATCACGATCACTGAATATGGAAGGATCGAAGTTTGGAATCGAGAAGTTTGATAAATTCGATTTTGGTTTCTGGAAGATGCAAATCAAAGACAATCTGTACGAGAAAGATCTTCACGAACCCTTAACCAGGGTGAAGCCAGAGTCCATGAAGGAGGAGGACTGGAAGCTCAAGGATCAGCAGGCTCTAGGGCTGATCCGGTTGACTTTGTCGAGAAACGTGGCGTTCAACATCGTCAAGGAGAAAACCACATCCGATCTATTAAAggaattatcaaatatatatgaaaaatcatATGCGATGAACAAGGTATATTTGATGCGTAGATTGTTCAATTTACAGATGTCTGAGAATGGATGTGTTGCTGATCATATAAACGAGTTCAATATGATTGTTAGTCAACTGTGTTCTGTggatattaattttgaaaataaaattaaagcactgattttgatgtcatctctaCCCGAGTCTTGGGATACTGTTGTTGCTGCGATTAACAGTTCCCGTAGATTTGAGAAACTAAAGTTTGATGAAATCTAAGATGTTTTTAGCGAAAGCATTCGCAAACGAGAAATTGGGGAATCATCTGGTAGTGCTCTCAGTGTTGATCGAAGGGGGAGAGACAACTCGAGGGGTCAGAATACACATAACAGATCAAAATTGAAGAATCGtggaaaatctccacaaaaatcCAACGTGACATGTTAAAATTATGGAGAGAAAGGACACTTTCGGACAGAGTGCAAGAAacccaagaaaaagaagaagaagaatcgaAAAAATAGAGATAATAATGATTCTGTTAATTCAGCAGAAGACATTGGGGATACTCTAATCCTTAGTGTGGACAGCCTGGTTGAATCCTGGATATTAGATTCTGGTGCATCTTTTCATTCATCTCCTAGCAAGGAATTATTCCAAAACTTCAAGTCTAAAATTTTTGGAAAGGTGTATGTTGCTGACAACAAGCCATTGGCGATTAAAGGAAAGAGGGATGTCTGCATAAAAACTCCAGCAGGAAACCAGTGGACATTGGGGGATGTCAGATATATTCCTGGTCTCAAGAAGAATCTGATCTCTGTTGGTCAGTTGGATATTACAGGCTACACAACAAAGTTTGGGAAAGATTCGTGGAAGATTGTGAAGGGTGCTATGGTTATAGCACGTGGCACAAAATTTGGAACTTTGTACACCACTGCAGGGTGTATAAACATGGCTGTTGTTGCTTAGGGTGCTTCCGATTCGTGTCTGTGGCACAACAGACTTGGACACATGAATGCCAAAGGAATGAAGATGTTGGCTGCAAAAGGAGCTTTAGAGGGGCTGAAATTTGTTGATATGGGTCTTTGTGAGAGTTGTGTTATGGGTAAACAGAAGCGAGTAAGCTTCACAAAGACTGCGAGAGAACCGAAGCAAGTACGGCTGGAAATGGTCCATACAGACGTTTGGGGACCATCTCCTGTTTCATCACTTGGTGGATCCAGATTCTATgtcactttcattgatgatttctgTAGGAAGGTATGGGTTTACTTCTTGAAACATAAGTCAGATATGTTTACTATTTTCAAGAGGTGGAaagctgaagttgaaaatcagactGGCTTGAAAATCAAATACCTGAGGTCTGATAATGGAGGAGAATATGAAAAGTCAGAATTCAAATAATTTTGTGCAGCTGAGGGAATCAGATTGATGAGGACAGTTCCCGGGAAGGCAAGGCAGAATGGAATTACTGAAAAGATGAACAGAATATTGAATGAGCGTGCAAGGAGCATGAGGATACACTGTGGGATGCCTAAGACGTTTTGGCCAGATGCTATGAGCACAGCTGCATACTTGATCAACAGGGGACCATCAGTTCCTCTGGGGTTCAAGATTCCTGAAGAACAATGGACAGGAAAAGAGCTCAAGTATTCTCACCTGAGAACCTTTGGTTGCACTacttatgttcatgttgatccaGAGAAGAGAGATAAGCTTGATACTAAAGCTATAAAGTGCTACTTTATAGGTTATGGTTCTGACATGTTAGGGTATAGGTTTTGGGATGACAGGAACAAGAAAATCCTAAGACATTGTGATGTGACATTTGATGAAAACGTCTTATACAAGGACAGGGAGAAAAAGGTTCAAGAAACTACAAAGCAAGTGGGAGTTGAGCTTGAGTTGTCGAAGAGTACACccaaatatgttgcaacagatactcAACAAACTCCAGATACTGTCGTTAAGGAATCAGAGGTGGAACAAGTGACACCTGAGCAAGCTGGGAGGAGATCATCCAGGACCATTAGAGCACCAGATAGGTATTCACCATCATTACATTATCTGTTGCTGACTGATGAAAGAGAACCAGTCTGTTGCTAAGGCCCTGCAGGTAGAGGATTCAATCAAATGGGAGCAAGCCATGGATGATGATATGAGCTCACTTGAGAAGAATAACACGTGGATGTTGACTGATTTACCTGCAGGGAATAGAGCCTTGTTGAACAAGTGGGTGTTCAGAATCAAGGCAGAACCAAATGGCAAAAGAAGGTTCAAGGCTCGGTTAGTAGTTAAAGGATATTCACAAaggaaaggtattgattatgatgaaatattttctccTGTTGTGGAATTAACTACTATCCGAATTTTATTGAGCATTGTTACATCAGAGAATTTACATCTTGAGCAAATGGATGTAAAGACTGCATTTTTATATGGAGATTTAGACAAGGAAATCTATATGCAGCAGCCAGAGGGGTTTGTAGTTCCAGGTAAGGAACACATGGTGTGCAAGCTCAACAGGAGTTTGTATGGGCTGAAGCAAGCACCTAGACAGTAGTACAAGAagtttgactcctttatgagCAAGAGTGGCTTCCGCAGGAGTGAAAAGGATCAGTGTTGCTACTTCAAGAAATACACtgattcttatgtatttttactcttatatgtggatgatatgttgatttcAGGATCCAGTATGAAGAAGATAAACTCTCTGAAGGCAAGCCTGTCTTCTaagtttgagatgaaagatttagGTACAGCGAAGCAGATTCTTGGGATGAGGATTTCTCGAGATAAATCTGCTGGCACTTTGAATCTATCCCAAGAGCAGTACGTCGAGAAGGTGCTGGCCAGATTCAGAGTTAATGATGCTAAACCCAAGACTACTCCATtggcaaatcacataaaattgtcAAAGGAGCAGTCACCGAAGACAGCTCAGGAGCGAGAACACATGGCACTTGTTCCGTATACTTCTGCAGTTGGGAGTCTAATGTATGTTATGGTCTGTACTAGACCTGACATAGCACATGCAGTGGGAGTTGTTAGCAGGTACATGGCAAACCCTGGGAAAGAGCGTTGGGAAGCTGTGAAGTGGCTTCTAAGATATTTGAAAGGTATATCCAGTACTTCACTTTGTTTTGGCAATGGTAAAATGATTCTGCAAGGTTTTGTTGATGCTGATCTTAGTGGGGATGTGGACTCAAGCATGAGCACTTCTGGATACATTTACGCTGTAGGTGGTACAGCAGTGAGTTGGATGTCCAGGCTTCAGAAGTGCGTTGCTCTTTCATCTACTGAGGCTGAGTATGTGGCAATAACTGAAGCTGGAAAGGAGATGATATGACTGGCAGATTATCTGGAAGAACTGGGCAAAAAGCAGCTTAAGAAGATTCTTTACACAGATAGCCAGAGTGTCATACAGTTGGTGAAGAACCCGGTCTATCATTCGAAGACAAAGCATATTAGAAGACGGTACCATTTCACTCACAGGGCAGTGGAAGAAGGTGATATGTGTTTGGAAAAGATAGAGGGTGCAAAGAATCCAGCAGACATGTTGACTAAATGTGTTGATGTTGGTAAACTAAGGTTGTGCAAAACCTTAGTTGGCTTTTTGTAGTTGTGTCTACAGATGTTGCGGTGTGGCGAACATATTGATGatgaaagaatattttttattttttttttagaatataaTTCTTGGATGACAGAATCAGTCTCCAAGTGAGAGAATTGTTAGGTTGTGGAAcctgattaatatgtgacgtactgttatatattaatgttcacgcGGTTCGAGGCGAAGCCCCGACCCAAATTTTAGGTTGTACCTTTTATTCCCATTCTCTGTGTAATTGTACATACTccaagtcattaatataaatagcctgTCCGCCGTGGAGGTTACCCACGGGTGTTACCACAaaattaattctctctctctcctaaagaactctctctctagttttcttcatcctctccacAGATTTAGTGTGTGTGAACTGCTAATCGATCCTAACAGTAGGTACTAAGTTGTtaaaaatacggttttaattaaTACAGGAGTAATAGAACCTCCTAAAATTCGGATGTGTCTCACCcttttcgcgtatagttcaaggtggaaaTAGAGCATTTTTATCAATAACATATTCTACTTGTTGTCTACAGTAAACAACTGAGTTATTAATGGTAAAGGGCTGGATTTTTGGAGCAATGCAAAGGGCTGGATTTTTGGAGCAATAAAAGACTGAAGCTTATATTCTTGTACTTTCAAATCTCTCTACTTTACTTACATGAAGCAAATCTATTAAGAACATTCGCACCAGATTACCCGGTTTGGGGACTGATAAAACCACCACCGGAACCTTAATCTTTCATTCGCTTACTTAATTCAACTAAAGTCTCCGTATTCTTGACGTTTTAATTGATTTGATCTTCATATTGCTAAGTTAAATCAATTCGCATTTTCTCAACCTCATGACAAATTCAATTGTACTAATTTTTGTGTGAACAACCTTATATTTCAATGTGAAGATTCAGTGGAGAAATATATTATTAGTTGAGTCAACTAAGTAACACAGTTTTCTAAAAGAAATTTGGTACCCATTCACtggaaaaaaaaactatttaccCATCTAAAGTCACCCTCGGCGAAAATCCTTAGCTTAAACCAACTGATCTTGAAAAGCCCACAATTATCTAAAGCTAGTTTTTAAGTATGGGCAATCAAGAAAAGTTAAAAAGGGATGAGTCCTTCAATCTTCTTTAGCTTGCTTTACCTTGACAAGTCCTCTAATCTTCTTTAGCTCTGAAGAGTGAtcatatttttcaagattttgtCTATCAAATGCCAACACTGATGGAGATGGAGTCTAATGCGAATATTAGAGACTTTTGTACTGCATCCAATATACTCCAATTATGGAGAACTACCACATGACACAAAACATAGTACACAACATATGGAACTCTAATTGTTGCTATCACACAGATACCTGAAACTAAGTATCTATACACTAATAGCTTGAACTCATGAAACTATAGTACTAAAAGAAAGACATAGGCCTTATCATCCTTGCTGCAAACTTTGCAGatcataaaaaggaaaaaaagggaaagaaatgaAAAGGGCAAACTACTTTTACACAAGAAATGTCCTGTTGTCGGATGAATGATTCTCTTCTTCTGCTCCTGCCTCTGATGAGTCGTCATTTTCCTTTGAAATCTCTTCCAGTGACTTCCCCTTGGATTCAGGAACCAAAGTAGTTAAAATTGTTCCCAGAAGATTGACTACGCCGAGGACAATGAGTGAATTCCTCACCCCAATTCCAACAGGATATCCTGCATCAGCCTTGGTTTTGTCTTGTGGCTGAGCCAAATAAAGGAACCCAAATGCACCCACCATTGCCCCTAACTTCCCAGATGCAGCTGATATTCCATGGCAAGTTGACCGCAATCTAGCAGGGAAAATCTCAGCTGGCACGACAAATGTAGTGGCGTTGGGTCCAAAGTTGGCAAAGAAGAAGGTCAGTGAATATAGAACCACAAACCCAATATGGTTGCCGGGGTGAGTCCAGTGGTGGTAAGGAATGGCCAGAGCAAACATAAACACTGTCATCATTGAGAAACCAAGCATTTGAATAGTAAACCTGCCAATCCTGTCAATGAGGAACACTGTGAACCAGTAGCCAGGCACGGTACTGCAGAGAGCGATAAGAGTTTGCGCCCGTGCAATTTTGTAAACCTCTTCAATTGCATTCATAGTCTTGGCAGCAGGAATCCATCCAATGGCACTAAAGATGTCCTTTTGGAACAAGTTTTGGCTGTAGTATGCAATGTCAAGAAGAAACCATGTGCTGGTTGTGCCAAGCAAATGAAGTCCATGTCGGCTAAGAAATTGTTTCGTGAATAAACCAAATTCATTGCTGGACTTTACATTAGTATTAGCAGAAACTGCAGGATCTTTCTTCTCAATTCCAATTTCAACCTGCATAACCTTTTCCATATCTGCAGTGGCCTGCTGAACATTCTTGGCGATGAGAGCAGTGTATCTAGCAGTTTCAGGCATCTTCATCCTCCAGTAGTAAGTGAGAAGAGCAGGAAGTGCCCCAACCATCAATATGATCCTCCACACATAATCTGCTTGGGGAACCGTTGAACCTAGCGCATCCACTTCATACGCTGGTGCCTTGAAACTAGCCTCGAATACAGCAGAGACAACGATGGCAAAAATACCACCTGCCAGGATCCCAAATCCTTGCATAGCGAAAACAGCAGCAATGAAGGCACCCCTCGTCTTTTTGTTGGCATATTCAGACATAATAGTAGCAGAAAGCGGGTAATCACCACCGATTCCAAAACCAAGCCAGAAGCGAAAGAAGCAAAGGGTGGCCAAGACAGTCGTAGGCTCCCTACCAAAAGAAAGGCCTGAAGCAATGGAACAGATACACATGAGCATAAGGGTCATGCCGTATACTTTCTTCCTGCCCATTTTGTCACCAAGCCAGCCAAAGAAGAGTTGCCCCGCAAGGGTACCACAGAAGGCGACACCATTAACAGCAGCTGAAACATTGGGAGGCAGTGAACCAGGCTTTGAAGAGCCATCCACATGGTAGTAAATGCGGCCAAGCAACTTAGTGACTAGAGAGATACAGAACAGATCGTAGGCATCAGTGAAAAATCCCATTCCAGCTATTATGATTGCTGTGAAGTGATACCATTGTGTTTTGGCAGAATCAAGCGCTTTCAGAACCTTCATATCCCCCGCCATTTCCTCCTCCTTTTCCTTCACTCGCCTCTTCTACCCTAATCTATCTGCACgtcaatacaaatatatttagCATGTATGCTATCCAATTTTTAATTAGACACTGGTTGAACTTTTAGACTGTATCTACCAAAAGAGCAGAATTTACAATTAAAAACAGCAAACACGTATGTAAACcgaaacccaaaaaaaataaattatttactcAAATTGAAGGACAGTTATAACAACCCAAAAAACAATAGGTAAAAAGTCAGATCATGCGCATTTAGAAGAAATACCAAACGATCTGGCACAAAATTATGACGAACAAAAAGTCCACGTAAGCATGTCAAAATTAGCTCATAAAAATATCACTCCCAACTCATCAAAATTTGACTTAGCCCATTTTATCCTGTCCAGATTCAATTTAATCCAACggcaagaaaacaaaaataagtaaGGAACCAACACCTAATCTCTCTTCTTAAAGAGCCTATATGGCTATATCCTCCAAAAATACTTGTACCTTTCTTATAAAACAATTGAGGTGATtgacaaaaaaaagaaatcataTGTCCTAGATGACATTAATTTAAATCAAACTACAATCTTGATAATTCAAGAGTCGACTTGGATAAgtagaaataatatatatataatcctgATAATTCAAGAATCAACTTGGATAGGTCGAAATAAAATATATGGTCATTCTTCTTTACTCATGCATGCAAGAAAAAACAAAGGATCTTGCTACACACAACAAAGAATCTTGATGTAACCACATGACTCAAAGAACTCTAATGCATACAatggaaaaaagaagagaaagagataTAGACGAACCTGCAAATGTTGCAAATAGATAGAAGAAAGAgacttaattaattatattaatgagAAGAGAAAAAGGGTTTAATTAAGGGATGAAGAGAGGTCTAAGGATGATGGACTCATATTTATAATCAACTACCTGAGGATCTTCATCAGGTATATTCCTTCCCCACTCcataggattttattttaaaaaatatttaatccaACTCTTTTTAGGATTCTTCTTTTTTGCCACCTAAATAAGGACTATCCGTCACATTATTTTCACACCTTCTCTATATAGGTATaggtaaaaatagtaaaatacgAAATTGATGATTTACTAGCACTACAAATTATTATATCCCCAGGATATACTACATTCATCATTTTAGTCAACAAAATTTGGCCCAACGTATTTACGATTTTAGTTTAGAATATCTGAAGTGTTAAATGTTTTTTTCCAATTTTACCCTGACCGATTCAAGAAGGCATATGGTCATTAATTAATAATTACGCATAGTAATTACTTAAATACATTTATAGTACTTTATTCGTGTCAAAATAGTTGATTTTTGCACatgtttagaaaaataattaggagcatgatttgattaataaattccttattgattttttaattttcatctaTTTATGTGCCTTTTAGTTTTAGAATAATTATTACttaggataaaattaaaaaaagaaattatctcTTGATCTCTTAAATAtgtcaattattttgagataaattcttTTAGCAAAATATGCTGATTATTTTGAAATGTAATGAGTATTTTGACGTCTTTGTTTTATGTTTCTCAATAAAATTGTTGACACTAAATACTGCATTTGCAAATTTTAAGAGATGGCTTTGACGTTGTTTAAAAGGCTATTGGGAGAATATGGTACAATGAGAAAATAAAGATAGCAGTTGTTGTTCCCACAGTTTTGCATAGGTGACATATTTCCCATAGGTGCAGCGGCggagtcaaaattttcactaaggaATTTATTAGTGAACATGCGAACTAACTAAAGGTGATTCAACatctataatatatacataaaaaataattttaactatgtatatatagcataattttctgaaaaagggggttcggatgaacccctatTTGAAGGGTAGCTCCGcctctgtaacaccccgcaaaatcGTCCATGTggtagctcgtggtaatatgctcttagagttaaatgactagaatagtgtcaaagagacttagtctcatttttggctttcaaaatgagtaagtttaaaccatatataatttccctaatttcgactttttatcatgtggaaattgaatgagctttccgtcgatataagattcgtccaaatccgatacccaagcaagagttatggctaatttaagttctaattgtaaaacaccgtcattttggtgcttggcacgTTGCGGAGTGGgtctatttagcaattgtcaaattccagtagcgtAGCGCGATTGTGGCGTGTCGCACTGAAtctccaggtcccaaccagtgggaccgcatcgcggtgaccctaagaatctcattcatcaattttcagtgagccaccgcgattgtggcgcgttgtggtggcccataaaattgggctcccagttatatttttattccgtctcattaagggtacatTAGGTATTTTCCATCCTCTTATTAGCTTAAACACGGaattttaatcccaaatgacctcattattgatattttcatcaaaaaccatcaagaactctccttaaggtttcaaacaagaaaacccaaacaactcaagattcaaccgtgggtttttgaaattgattgaagatttggaatccccaagtcgTGGGCACCAAGAATCttcctttaatttcctaaatagaggtacgtggggtttatcctaaaaactacatcggcttaaaaccattagagcatgatttttaagattttatgtatgaatttcaaaggggttttgaaaactatgttctaaattacgtactccgaatattttaatgttactattgttttgaccttgtggtcctattccccaaattgatttacatgtatacgtatatgtatgggatttgagatttaagattgtttgaaagcataaattatgaactccctctcttgtattgaattaaagcttatggttttgttggaaaagagttgatatgcatgttttatgatttgaaagatgttttctcaatgtCCTAGTACTTGAATATGATTTCAAATTGTTGAGAGGGTATTTCTtcatataactatgtgatattaaagagaaagaattgcatgagattgagacttttaacatgaccacctttgtttaCTGAATCATTGATAAAGAGAATCAACTACATTGTTTTacatgagtttcttgaaagaattgttgatatggtggtcctgaacttcatgatttgaaaacagagatataaatttctataaatggctcagagaatgtgacttgcaagtcaatggtatgacgataccatatatgtgtatatgccatgacagagttaaagatttcagagtatgttttcagagcatgcatgtttaaagaactaagaatgggcataaagagggctaggtggttacccgaataaGGCATGAGTTCAAGAAAATCTTAGCCTGAAActgtatttgccgatacgggtagattattattgtacgctggcaaTGGTTGTATggtgtagtagattcagagactccaacctttgcggcacacttgggttgggggcttggctgctgaGTTAATGGAAGatctcatatagcccgtgggattacagattgtagggtacaccacctagcgcagaagtaagacAGAATGTCACAGATTTCAGATGTTTTCgcagagtcttttaaaatgcccatgtgatttcttactatatgatatatttatgaacaaCTTTAAATtgatctcatatatgttgaatataaatgattactttggatttgctctgcgtaccagtacatctgaaTTGACCCCCCTctcctacctctcaggttctgagactcagtctaggggtccagataagcagtagataattcagacagcagatcagattgtgtagtggtgagccttctctattccagaaggtcTCCCTCTTTTAGATTTTGTCATTTATTACAGTTTTGGtgtactgagggccttgtccctgCTTTCatatagttgtcagatttttatgtaatagagatttcgcaTACTGTTTCAGATGTTGTTAGTGATTTTCGAATTTCactccttattgttaaactttatccatattatgaccatgttttcgtaccagattatatt encodes the following:
- the LOC107866337 gene encoding probable inorganic phosphate transporter 1-7, translated to MAGDMKVLKALDSAKTQWYHFTAIIIAGMGFFTDAYDLFCISLVTKLLGRIYYHVDGSSKPGSLPPNVSAAVNGVAFCGTLAGQLFFGWLGDKMGRKKVYGMTLMLMCICSIASGLSFGREPTTVLATLCFFRFWLGFGIGGDYPLSATIMSEYANKKTRGAFIAAVFAMQGFGILAGGIFAIVVSAVFEASFKAPAYEVDALGSTVPQADYVWRIILMVGALPALLTYYWRMKMPETARYTALIAKNVQQATADMEKVMQVEIGIEKKDPAVSANTNVKSSNEFGLFTKQFLSRHGLHLLGTTSTWFLLDIAYYSQNLFQKDIFSAIGWIPAAKTMNAIEEVYKIARAQTLIALCSTVPGYWFTVFLIDRIGRFTIQMLGFSMMTVFMFALAIPYHHWTHPGNHIGFVVLYSLTFFFANFGPNATTFVVPAEIFPARLRSTCHGISAASGKLGAMVGAFGFLYLAQPQDKTKADAGYPVGIGVRNSLIVLGVVNLLGTILTTLVPESKGKSLEEISKENDDSSEAGAEEENHSSDNRTFLV